The Aedes aegypti strain LVP_AGWG chromosome 3, AaegL5.0 Primary Assembly, whole genome shotgun sequence genome contains a region encoding:
- the LOC5565420 gene encoding maltase 1, whose translation MTRVWTLLLLYPVCTILGQSLRSLTVNDWWEKSGFYQIYPRSFKDSNGDGIGDLNGITQKLQYLKSLGIKAFWLSPIYKSPMTDFGYDIADFRDIQPEYGTMEDFENLVKEAKRLELKVILDFVPNHSSDEHEWFVKSENRESGYDDYYVWHDGVPGRNSCQNDPPNNWVENFYGSAWKWSEKRRQYYLHQFHYKQPDLNYRNAKVVEEMKNVMRFWLDKGVNGFRIDAVNWLFEDSSFRDEPISGNSKDPFVYEYLDHIYTQNLPETTDMVYQWRVVMDEYKLEHGGDTRVIMTEAWTDLSTLKTYFQDENGRQGSQMPFNFQLILRLNNTSNKASDFKTVIDSWLDTVPNGHAPNWVLGNHDRRRVASRMGGEQWVDIMEMIQLSIPGVSVTYQGEEIGMTDYELTWAETVDPAACLRPQEVFQQYTRDPARTPFQWDSSSHAGFTNYSKPWLPVSTSYETVNVEVEQRAEWSHLKVFNALMQLRESKDFQNCHYTTAVLGNNVFAILRSGPDIGKSEVFVTVVNLSNETSTANVVQLIDQYKMLKVDKLSVAVQSVLSKRSKGDQLNASGIELHPYEGLVLRSATSTMFARLYLTITLMLMTIKIM comes from the exons ATGACTCGAGTGTGGACTCTGCTGCTACTGTATCCAGTGTGCACCATACTCGGACAAAGTCTACGCAGCCTCACGGTGAACGACTGGTGGGAAAAGTCCGGGTTCTATCAAATCTATCCCCGTTCGTTCAAAGATAGTAACGGTGACGGAATAGGCGACCTGAACGGAATCACGCAGAAGCTGCAGTACTTGAAATCTCTGGGAATCAAGGCTTTCTGGTTATCGCCTATCTACAAGAGCCCTATGACCGATTTCGGGTACGATATTGCTGACTTTCGCGATATTCAACCGGAGTATGGGACGATGGAGGATTTCGAAAATCTGGTCAAGGAAGCGAAGAGATTAGAGTTGAAAGTCATACTGGATTTTGTGCCCAATCACTCGAGTGATGAACACGAGTGGTTCGTGAAGAGTGAGAATCGTGAATCAGGATATGATGATTACTACGTGTGGCACGATGGAGTCCCTGGAAGAAATTCATGTCAGAACGATCCACCGAATAATTGG GTAGAAAACTTCTATGGGAGTGCTTGGAAATGGAGTGAAAAGCGTAGACAGTATTATTTGCATCAATTCCACTATAAACAGCCAGATCTCAATTATCGAAATGCTAAAGTCGTTGAAGAGATGAAGAATGTCATGCGTTTCTGGTTAGATAAAGGTGTGAATGGGTTTCGTATAGATGCTGTGAACTGGTTATTCGAGGACAGCAGCTTTCGAGATGAGCCTATATCCGGAAACTCCAAAGATCCATTTGTATATGAGTACTTAGATCACATTTACACACAAAATTTACCAGAAACTACGGATATGGTATATCAATGGCGTGTTGTTATGGACGAATACAAACTTGAACATGGTGGTGACACTAGAGTTATTATGACGGAAGCCTGGACGGATCTGTCGACATTGAAGACCTATTTTCAAGACGAGAACGGTCGACAAGGTTCACAAATGCCGTTCAACTTCCAGTTGATCCTTCGTTTGAATAATACTAGCAATAAAGCATCAGATTTCAAAACGGTCATTGATTCCTGGCTCGATACTGTACCCAACGGTCATGCTCCTAATTGGGTG CTAGGAAACCACGACCGACGACGGGTCGCATCACGCATGGGAGGCGAACAATGGGTAGACATTATGGAAATGATTCAACTATCTATCCCTGGAGTATCCGTGACCTATCAAGGAGAGGAAATCGGAATGACAGATTACGAACTGACATGGGCCGAAACCGTTGATCCTGCGGCATGTCTAAGACCGCAAGAAGTTTTCCAACAGTATACCAGAGATCCTGCTCGCACCCCATTCCAGTGGGACAGTTCAAGTCACGCAGGCTTCACAAACTATTCCAAACCGTGGCTTCCGGTTTCCACGTCGTACGAAACAGTCAATGTGGAAGTTGAACAACGTGCCGAATGGAGCCATTTGAAGGTGTTCAACGCTTTGATGCAACTCAGAGAGTcgaaagattttcaaaattgcCACTACACGACGGCCGTTCTAGGGAATAACGTGTTTGCCATTTTGAGATCGGGTCCGGACATTGGGAAATCTGAGGTTTTCGTGACGGTTGTGAATCTATCGAATGAAACATCAACGGCCAATGTTGTCCAGCTGATCGATCAATACAAAATGTTGAAAGTGGATAAGCTATCAGTGGCGGTTCAGAGCGTTTTATCCAAGCGTTCAAAAGG ggATCAACTAAATGCTAGTGGTATCGAGTTACATCCCTATGAAGGGTTAGTTCTACGCAGTGCTACTTCAACAATGTTTGCTAGACTTTATCTGACTATTACATTAATGTTAATGAcgataaaaataatgtaa